The following coding sequences lie in one Saccopteryx bilineata isolate mSacBil1 chromosome 5, mSacBil1_pri_phased_curated, whole genome shotgun sequence genomic window:
- the TLR10 gene encoding LOW QUALITY PROTEIN: toll-like receptor 10 (The sequence of the model RefSeq protein was modified relative to this genomic sequence to represent the inferred CDS: inserted 3 bases in 2 codons; deleted 1 base in 1 codon; substituted 3 bases at 3 genomic stop codons), which translates to MRHIKSIYIFCSVVMSMHGWASELPEEREWTTNCSNMSLRKVPADLTPTTTALDLSHNLLYQLQSVDFCSVSKLLILILCYDRMRELDLKTFEYNKELKYLDLSYNRLKTVTWYSLAGLRHLDLSFNDFDTLPICEEIGKMTHLEILGLNRAKIQKSDFQKIAYLHLNTVFLGLKTLSHYEEGSLPILNTTKLXIVLPTNTNFWVLLRDGIKTSKILEMTNVDGKSQLPHYETQKNLIFENSKTSILLLNKVNLLWDDIFQSVWHTSVEYFQIQPMTFGGTVHLDPNSFDYSDTVITTIKLEHFRIFSIPQESFYLLFTKMDIKNLTILDALMPDMLFPVSPTRFQYLNFANTILTDELFRKPIQLPHLKTLILKGNKLEILSLVSCFANHTSLQLLDLSQNXLQHENGENCFWPETLITMNLSFNKFADSIFRCLPTNIQILDLNNNKIPTVPKEITHLKSLQELNLAFNFLTDLPGCSHFKKLSILNIEMNLIFSPSLDFFQSCQEVKTVSARGNPFQCTCEVRDFIQLGKYSKGMMVGWSDSYICEYPLSLKGTQLKDVYLPELSCNTALLIVTTVVIMLVLVVAVAFCCHHFYLPWYLRMVGQWTQTWHRVRKTTQQLQRNVQFHLFISYSEHDSAGVKHELIPNLEKEDGSVLICLSKENFDSGNTIPENILNCIEKSYKFIFVLSPNSVQNEXCHYELYXAYHNLFQETSHYAILILLERIPFYCILTRYPKLKVFIEKKAYLKWPKDRRKCGLFGAKLXAAINVNLLETRNTCELRTFTELNEESQGSTISLISTDCL; encoded by the exons ATGAGACATATCAAAAGCATTTACATATTTTGTAGTGTTGTCATGTCAATGCATGGCTGGGCTTCAGAGCTGCCAGAAGAAAGGGAATGGACTACCAACTGCTCTAATATGTCTCTAAGAAAGGTTCCTGCAGACTTGACCCCAACTACAACGGCACTGGATTTATCCCACAACCTTCTTTATCAACTCCAGAGTGTAGATTTTTGTTCTGTCTCTAAACTGTTAATTTTGATTCTGTGCTATGACAGAATGCGAGAGCTGGATCTCAAGACCTTTGAATATAACAAGGagttaaaatatttagatttgtCTTACAACAGACTGAAGACTGTAACTTGGTATTCACTGGCAGGTCTCAGACATTTAGATCTTTCTTTCAATGATTTTGACACCCTGCCTATCTGTGAGGAGATTGGCAAAATGACTCACCTGGAAATTCTAGGTTTGAATAgggcaaaaatacaaaaatcagatTTCCAGAAAATCGCTTATTTGCATCTAAATACTGTT TTTTTAGGACTGAAGACTCTTTCTCATTATGAAGAAGGCAGCCTGCCCATCCTAAATACAACAAAACTTTAAATTGTTTTACCAACGAACACAAATTTCTGGGTTCTTTTGCGTGATGGAATCAAGActtcaaaaatattagaaatgacaAATGTAGATGGCAAAAGCCAACTTCCACATTATGAAActcaaaaaaatcttattttcgaGAATTCTAAGACATCAATTCTGTTACttaataaagttaatttactCTGGGATGACATCTTCCAGTCTGTTTGGCATACATCAGTAGAATATTTCCAAATTCAACCCATGACTTTTGGAGGTACGGTTCATCTTGACCCCAATTCATTTGACTACTCAGATACTGTAATAACAACTATAAAACTGGAgcatttcagaattttttctatTCCACAGGAGAGTTTCTATTTGCTTTTTACcaaaatggatataaaaaacCTGACAATATTAGATGCACTAATGCCAGACATGCTATTCCCTGTTTCTCCTACAAGATTccaatatttaaattttgctAATACTATTTTAACAGATGAACTATTTAGAAAACCTATCCAACTGCCTCATTTGAAAACTCTCATTTTGAAGGGCAATAAATTGGAGATACTTTCCTTAGTGAGTTGCTTTGCTAACCACACATCCTTGCAGCTCTTAGATCTAAGCCAAAA CCTACAACATGAAAATGGTGAAAATTGTTTTTGGCCAGAAACCTTGATCACCATGAACCTCTCATTCAATAAATTTGCTGATTCTATTTTCAGGTGCTTGCCCACAAATATTCAAATACTTGATCTGAATAATAACAAAATTCCAACTGTCCCTAAAGAGATTACTCATCTAAAGTCTTTGCAAGAGCTAAATCttgcatttaattttctaactGATCTTCCTGGGTGCAGCCATTTCAAAAAACTTTCAATTCTAAACATTGAAATGAACTTAATATTCAGCCCATCTCTAGATTTTTTTCAGAGCTGCCAGGAAGTTAAGACTGTAAGTGCAAGAGGAAATCCATTCCAGTGTACTTGTGAAGTAAGAGATTTCATTCAGCTTGGAAAATATTCTAAAGGCATGATGGTCGGATGGTCAGATTCATACATCTGTGAATACCCTTTGAGTCTAAAGGGGACTCAGTTAAAGGATGTTTACCTTCCTGAATTATCTTGCAACACAGCTCTGTTGATTGTCACTACTGTGGTTATCATGCTTGTTCTGGTAGTGGCTGTGGCCTTCTGTTGCCACCACTTTTATCTGCCCTGGTATCTCAGGATGGTTGGTCAATGGACACAGACATGGCACAGGGTCAGGAAGACAACCCAACAACTCCAGAGAAATGtccagttccatttgtttatttcatataGTGAACATGATTCTGCCGGGGTGAAGCATGAATTGATCCCTAATCTAGAGAAAGAAGATGGTTCTGTCTTGATTTGCCTTTCCAAGGAAAACTTTGACTCTGGCAACACAATTCCTGAAAATATCCTAAACTGCATTGAGAAAAGCTATAAATTCATCTTTGTTTTATCTCCCAACTCTGTCCAGAATGAGTGATGCCATTATGAACTCT TTGCCTATCACAATCTCTTCCAGGAAACTTCTCATTACGCAATTCTTATCTTATTGGAACGCATTCCATTCTACTGCATTCTGACTAGGTATCCAAAGTTGAAagttttcattgaaaagaaagcaTACTTGAAATGGCCCAAGGATAGGCGTAAATGTGGACTTTTTGGGGCAAAGCTTTGAGCTGCtattaatgttaatttattaGAAACCAGAAACACATGTGAACTACGGACATTCACAGAGTTGAATGAAGAGTCTCAAGGTTCTACAATCTCTCTGATAAGTACAGACTGCCTATAA